A window of Sphingobacterium kitahiroshimense genomic DNA:
GAGGTTGGCTGTTGGTATTTCGCTTCCGTCAAATTGCTTGGAAATAGTTGGCTCTTCCATTGCTCCGTACTCGTTAAATTCATTGTTGATTGTATCTGAAAGACTTTCGTATAACCAGCCTTTAGTATCTGCAATAAATGAAATGTACTTTTCCATTCCGATTATTTCATTCTCGTCATTATCATAAGGGTCTTTTTCGGGCAATGTTGCGTTTCTGAAAATATTTTCGCTTGGATATTCAGTATAAAGGGCAAACGCATTGCGAGCAATTTTCCAACATTCGCTATCGAACGTATCAACACTTTTAAATCGGTTCAAACGCTTTTCAAATACCTTTAGATTGATGAGGTTGAATAACTTCTGTTCCACCTTATCGCCAATGTATTCGGCATTTCTCAACTCACGTTTGTTGGTTTCGGTTTCTGCCGTTTCCTCGTCCTGTTCAACCCAATCGTTCATCATTTCGTAAAGCCAATACAAATAACTTTCTTCTTGTCTGTAATAGGGAATTTGGGCAATGTGGTACAGATAACTGCATACTGATAGTAAAAGCTGTGCGGTCTTTTTACGCTTCTGGTCTTTGAGTATTTGAAAGAGTGGCACAACTGGAATGTAATACAAGGTTGTACCTGTGTTGTACCGTTCCTCACTTGTAAAGTAGGTTTTCTTGCTATCCTGTATCAATTTAAAACCTTCCCAATTGATATTGGTACGTTTTACTTTGGTTTCCATATCCCACATAGACAATACTATATTGTATGGAAACTCAAAATCTTGGGTCTGCATTGGCTCAATGCTGTGATGCTCGGCAAGTTTGGAAAGGGACTTGTGAAAATCCCTCTCCGTTTTCTGACAAGCCTGTACGGATTTTGCTGTTTTCAGTTTTGGCAGAAACGTACACTTTAAAATACCATTGGTAGCATTGCTATCGGTACGGACTTCTGCTTGTCTTTCTGCACTTGGTTTGCATCCTTTGGTCTTTGCATCCAATTGGCAAACTCGCCCAACTGTCGGTGCAATTGCCGTTGTCGTTTCTGTTCGGGTATGCTGATAGTTCCCGATATGATGTTGCGTTGCATAATTCATCGTTTTAAAATTTTGGTTTAACCTTTCGTACCCATTACGCTCTCAAATTTGTACTCGACTGCATCATCTTTTATTTGTGGTGCTGATACTTTTGCGGTTGTCAAAATCGGGTACATATTGGCGTAAAAATTCATTACGGCTTCCACGCTCCAACGTGGTTCGGGGTCGGTCAGTCTGATGTCCTGTCCTTTATCTTTGAGTATGAAAACTCGCTCTAATTGCGTTGCTAATAACATAACTTTCTGATTTTGGGGTTAACACTTTTATTCTTCTTCGTCCGCTTCATCAATAGGATAATCGGCAGTAACTGCTTCCTCTGGCGATTCATGTGGTGCTTCTTCCATTGTTCCGAAAAGGCTCGGTGTGGCAAACTTGTCGGATAATGATGTTTTGCGTTTGCGTATCTCGTCCGCTTTTTCGGGAAACTCCGTTATATCGGGTACTTTCATCCACGCTTCACGGAACTTACCCTCTTTCTCCAACTCGTCAGCCTTTACTATAGCATCTTTAAATTTCTTGTCTTTGGCTTCTTTTTCCTTTTTCTCCTTTTCGGCTTTTTCTTTCTCGATTGCCGATTGTTTTTTAACTTCTTCCAATTGCTTTAAGAATTTTTCCATATCCACCATTAAGCCTGATATTTTTTGTATAGGTTTGGTAATCTGTTCAAAAAATCCCTCGTCAAACTCTTGGGGCGTGGCGTTAAATGTCAATGGGGGAATACCGTTTTTGGCACTATCTCCGCATTGTTCGTTGTTAAGCAATACTGTTACGATTAGGTTGCTTTCTATTCCTTTTGAAATGTTCAGTTGTAATACTCCTGTAAAGTCCAACTGCTGTATCTGGTTGAAAAAATTTGTATTCATTGTTATGAAATTTTGTAGGCTACCACCGATTAAGGCGGTAGCCTGTTGTTATTTAATTAAGGTTTAGGATTTCTGCACCATCTAAAGCAAAACCATTACACAAGTCAAATGCTTTCTGTGATTTGAGTTGAGCAGTACCACCCAATACAATGCTTTGTAATTTGGCTTCGTCATTCTTGTAATTTCTCACGTTCTGATAGTAGCCTGTAACAGCGTTATACGCTCCGAACAAAGTGCCTTTTGTTGTGTCCATTTGCTGTGTATCGCTTATCATTGCGTATGCAAATGCGTCCTCAACGGTATTTTTGAACACGGTGGAAATTTCATCCATAGCACCCTTTTTTAGCAAATCAAAGGTTTCCTTATTCGGGCAAAGTGCCAATTGGATTAGCTTTTTAACCTCTTGGTCTGTTACCTTCACTTTTGCCCACTCATTGAAAATTCCCTCTAATTGGTTGCTCAATGTGTTGGCAAGTCCCATAATCTTGTGGGCATTTTCTATACGTTGTTTTGCTCCCGAAGTATGTTTGATACGAACCACATTGGTCATACTGCGTAACGAAGCGTTTAAGGTGTTTTGGCAAACTATACGGATAGGAGTAAATGCGGCTGTGATACTTCCGCTACCATCGTGCGAAGTGGTTAGGAAGATGTACTTTTCCGTAACATCATCGCCATTACCGACACGGATGTAGTCAGGCAATTTGGCTGTGATGAAAATACGTTCTCCGTTTCCTAATGCTCCTGCGGTTTCATAGAGAATACCCTCGCCACCACCTACAATTGCATCAAAGAAATTAAAGGCTTCACGATTTTGTACTATGTGGTAATCCTTTCCGACTACTCCCAATACTGCATTGTTATCGGTGCGTATGTTAGCAAAATAGTTAGGTACTTCCAATTCACTACTGCCTATCTCAATACCGTTAGCCGTTTCGATAATGCCCGAACCTTTTGTAAATAGTGGGGATTTTACGACTTCGTAATCTAACCCTGCGTGCTTGATAGCTTCTTCGCTTGTCGGGTACTGTTCTACGATTTGCCCCAAACCGTGCCACGCTTTTTGCTGAACGCTAAAAAATGAATAACGTCCTGTTCTCTCGTTGAAATTGATATTATGTGCCATAATGCTTAAAATTTTGATGTTAAAAAATGATTGAATACTCGTTGTTAAAATGGTAGGTCGTCTTCTGTCTTATTATTGTTTGTGCCTGTGGTGGCTTGTACCGTTTCCGTTTTTTTGCCACCGCCGTGCAGTTTGATTTGTGAGGTATGGAAATTCAGTCCTGCTCTTGGCTCTCCGTCATTGCCTGTCCACGCTCTTGTACTTACTCTTCCCGATAGTTCTACCAAAGTGCCTTTTGTAAGTAGCTTGGCTACATTTGGGGTTATCCAATAGGAGCAATCAAAATAGGTTGTTTGCTCTACACGCTCACCTTGTTTGTTACGGTAGCTGTCGTTGGTCGCTACTGAAAAATTTACTACTTGTTTGTCCTGTGACGTTGTGCGTACTTCCGCATCTCTTGTCAGTCTTCCTGTAATGTTCATGATTTCTACTTTTTTGCGTTATTAATTTTGTTCTGATTTTTCCCTTGATTTATTCGGCAATGAGAGGAGGTGCTGAAGTTTCGTTTCACTCTTTTGCCATTTCCAATGCTGTATTTTTTCATTTCTGACATTTTTTTTATTCGTCTAAAGAGCCGGAGTATGCTTTGTTTCGTTTCACGAGCATAAAAAGGTTAGTGTTTAGCAGGAACAAGGTTTTGTCAAAAAAATACGACCCGAATGGGTGGAGATTTTTTTTGCAAACCAGGAAGGCACGACCTTGTTTCTGCGTTAAGAACACGGAAATACCTTTGCTCTTGAAATGGAACAAAAAAGCATATCGGTTCTTGAATAAAAAATCATGTGGAAGCACTTGAAAAAGGCATTGAGGAAATGGCCTTATGATTACAAAACCTGCAATTACATTTAGCAGAATTTATTTTAGTATCTCAAAGTATTGTGGCTTTGGAGGCCACGTAAACGGTACTGAAAATATTTGTTGAGGGATAAGATTGGATAGTTTTTCAGTATGGTTTATTAAGTCATCCTGCCAAAGCTCTTTTATTGCATGGGATGGGTGCTGGAGGAATAAATGTGCTTTTGAGGATTAAGTATGGGCATAAAAAAAGCAGGACATAATCCTGCTTCGCTCTGTGTGTATATAAATTCTAAATGATAACCTCTTTCTCCATTTCAGAAAATGCGGCTTCCATTCCTGCAAATTTATGCGATACCAAATCCATATCCTTGCTAATTTTCTGACTGGTAATCTTGGCATAGATTTGAGTGGTAGAAATGTTTTTATGTCCCATCATTTTGCTAAGGCTTTCAAGGGGTACACCCTCTGTTAAAAACATTGTTCCAAATGTGTGCCTTGCGGTGTGAAAGGTTACTTTTTGTTCTGTAACAATCTCTAATTCTTGAACAAGTTTGTCTATATGGCTATTACAAATTTTATTAGTTGGAACAGGAAAAATAAAATCATTTCGGGTAGTACCTTTATATTTTTCAATAATACGTTTGGGTATTTCCATAAGCCTAACATTAGAGGCAACATCAGATTTTTGTCTTCGGCTTATAATCCAATCGTGACCATCAAAAAAGGATTGTATGTTAGTACTTTTAAGTTGTTTAATATCTATATAAGATAGTCCTGTAAAACAGCTGAATACAAAAAGATCCTTTACAATTTCATAATTTTGTTTTGAAGGATTGTGTAATAACAGGGACTCAACGTTTTCCTTGAGTAAATAGCTACGGTCATTTTCCTTCATCGCTATTTCATAATCTTCAAAAGGATTTTTCCTGATAAGACCGTTTTTGACAGCTATTTCCGCAACACGATAGAGTGGCATAGTATATACCCAAACAGTATTGTGTGTGCACTTTTTGTCTATTCTAAGGAAGAAATCAAACTCTCTGATAAAATCACACGTCAATTCCCTGAACGCCATGTCATCACGATGATACCTGCTTTTGATAAATTCAGTAACGTGGTTATAGACAATTTTGTATTTGTAGTAGGTACTTTCGGAGCGTTCTCCTTGTACTACCATTTTCCCAAAATCGTCATTGTTCTTCTTAAAGACTTTCAGCAAGGAATCTTCCATAATACCAACACCGAGAAATGCAAGTTTCAGCTTTTGTGCCGTTACAAAACCCTCGTGTTTCAGCATATCTTCATAAAGGGTATCAATACGTGCCCGTATATTATCCAATTTTTGGTTAATACCTAGTGCTTTTGCACTCTTGCCTTCAACTCTTCCATACTTTAAATCCCAATTATTTGGGTTGATTTCTAACTTTGTTCCTAAAGTCTTAGGTGTTCCATCAATAGTAATACGTGCCATAATCGGGGCATTACCGTTCTTTTTCGGCTCGTTCTTTTTCAGGTAGAAAAGTAATTTGAACGTAGATTTTTTTGTCTGCTCCATAACTCAAATGTTTAATGTTTAAAATTAAATTGTATTGAGTTACAAGGGAATATGAAAAATAGGGCAAAACACTGAAATATAATCTGTTACACCTTTAATTACCTTTGCTAATCGGTAACGAATTAGTAACCTATCTTTGTATTTTTAAGACCAAAACCTATCAGACACCGAGTTCCAAACTAAGACTACTGTTTTATAAAGCATTGTATATAAACGGTTTTAACCGTTTTGCTTATTTTTGCTTTCTACTAATCTTTTTTATGAAAAAGAATGTGCTATCGATGGGGAAATTAATAAAAATACTTTTAATGAAAAACTGAAAAATATTCCTTTTATTTTTGATGAAAACGAAAAATTGAAATCCCCTAATGACATCTATTTCCCTGCAAAAGAATATGCTGAAGAGTTTGTAGATAAAATTAGTGTGGTTCACCACCTTGTTATGGACGAAATTAAGAGGCGCTGGGGTATAGAGAGTTGGCTTACCCATCGGATAAATATAAAGGAGCCATCTTCATTGGTGTTTATTGAAAAAACTATTATCCAAAGAGGAAATGAATTTGTTACTGTAAGTAATGCAATTGAAATAGGCCGCTACATATTCAAAGCTCATCTTAATAAGATTCTGAGAGATTCTCATTATTCAGATCTACAAAATTTACCTATTCTTACTTCATCAGGTAAATTATTGCCAGCCTCAGCAGCTTATCTTTCTAATATCTATGAGCCTAAATTGAAGATTGAGCATTTATTTGAGAACGATATTTACCTTTCAAAAGACTATATTGAAAAAAGTATAGACAAAAGAGAATGGGGGAGCTTTTTCATCAAGATTGGTATTAAAGAGGACGTAGGTGTTATAGGAGAGAAAATAAATTTCAGTAGAAAAGAAAATTGGATAAACCGCCACGATGCGGTTTTTTTGAACAAAATTCAAGAAACCGCAGGAAATATTTATAACAATTCTTATAGTGGGTGGACGTATGGTTCTGGTGAATATAAGTTTTATCCTGCAAGCACCTTTATTTATAGCCTTACTTTTTTAGGACTTGCTAATTCATATTCGTTTTCCAAACTATTATTTGAACGGGTATTTTCGATTTTAACACCATTGGATTTAAAACCAAATTATGCAATGGGTGTTAGCGGATCATTTGGCTTTATAAATAAATTTATAGGCCAAGAAACATTAGAACGTTATGGTTGCCCTGCTAATTACAGTAAATGGCTAATTGAAAATTTAGCTATTTTTCCAACAGTAAATAACGAATGTAAAAAAGCTGCTGAAATAATACTAAATACCGAAGACAATATCAGTATTGGAAGCGGTTATCTCAATGTCTTGGACTACAGGAGTGTATTGTCTCCCGAGTGGAAAGAGTTCTTAAACTTTAAGGAAATTTTGAGTATCGACGATTATTTACTTGTTCTAAGTGAAATATGGAAGAAATACTCATCAAGTGGAGGGGAATTGAATAAGGATGATAAGGGTCGTATTGATCTAATCTATGAAAAAATGAGTAGTGAATTACTTCATGAGTCTGATAAAGATAAAATTAGTTTATGGAGCAAAAGCAATAAGCTATTGGCCAAAAATGGTATTGATTTTCTTTATGCCAGTGAATTAACTATAATTACAGTTGAAGGATTTAGCGCGGCCAACTTAGTTTATTCATCCTCTCAAAAAACGAGTATTGTTGAGTTAATGAAAATTTTTGGCGTAAACATAATTGATATTATTCGTGCGGAAATACCAAATTATTCTACTGAGATCTTGGCGTTAAAGCGTAAAATAAAACATATCTCTGCTTTAGTAGCTTTAGTTTCAATTGAAAAGTCAAAAAGCCATAAAGATTGGGAATTGGAATACCAGCGGATAAGCAATAAGTTGTCCCAAATAAGATTTTTTCAAACAGCTGAAATTTATTTGTCCTACGGCGATGACTCAGATAAGCAGAAGAGAAGCTCATGGGCAGAGGGTGACGATTTTTATTATGTAGGAGACTGTTTTAGTCCTAGAGTTCTTGATGGTCTTGTTGGCCCATTGGGCAGGTTTTTAAAAGTTAATTATGCTGAACGGATCTTAAACGTATTGCTATTGGAGACGTTTACTAATGGTCTAGAATATCTAGAAGAGAAGGGGTATGATATATCACTAATTCCTTCAGATCTCTTAAACCTTGAAGAACTTGAAATAGGTTATGTGGGAAATAACAACAGGCTTTATAATCAGTCAGATGAAGATTTAGGAAAAATGGGAGAGATAGCTGTTCTTAAAAAGTTGAAAAATATATATTCAAACAAGTATCATCAACCCTTAGAAGAGACAGACTTCGGTTTTAAGATTGCAGATTCTGTTGAAGTTTATTGGAGAAATATCAATGGAGTTACTTATACGAATCATGATTTTAAGATTATTGAAGAAGGAAAAGAAATTTATGTTGATAGTAAAGCTACACCATATGGGAAAAACATCGAGAAACTAGCACTATATATTTCGGGTAATGAGTTGAGCTTAATGGAGAATGCCGAAAAGTATTTAATAGCCAGAGTGTATAATGTGACAGCTGATCCTATTATTGAATTTGTGAGTCTGGCATTGTACAATGATTTGTAAACTAATTATATGTTCGGGAGGATATAATTCTACAATATTATCCTCTCGAACATATCTATTTTTATTTGGCACATTAGGTAGGTGGGTATCATGCAACCAATTTGAGGTTAAATTAAAACAGTAAAACTTACTGTGGAGCCATTTTTATATCGGACTTGTATGCTTGTCGTAGCAGAATCAATAAAAATGGCTCCTGACCTATCATACTTTAAGTTTTTGATTAAAGCACCCCCTGAGTAAGAATATCCACTATTATTTTGGCCTGAATGTATTGATCCTTCATTTGGAAAGTGAAGTGCAATAACTCTTTCGCTTTTAATTGTGATAAGTAACTCGTAAGTAGACATCGCATTTGTCGAAAAATTATTGTATTTGACTATAGCCTTGTATTCGCCATCTTTAATTTTAGGAGTATTTATAGGTTCATACACCTGAGCAAATGTATTTTCAAAAATGAACAGGGAACAAATAACAGTAAGTAGAAATATTATTTTCTTCATAGATTAATATAATAAGATAAATGATTTGAACTGCGAAGTTACAATGTTTGACGACAATTCCTTTGGTAAATGAAAAAAAATTATATTTGACTATACTACTATGTAAAATAATCTTAGTAAATGTATATAGTAGAAATCTATACACCAAAAATTTGCTAATACTAGGATTCGTATTTTTGAGATCACTGGAAAAAGAATAGTTTGATTTTTTCGACGTCACTACGTCACTTTTGATGAATATTCAGGGAGTGTATATTTCCAGAAATTTTGCAGATTCATCGAAGGACAGATATTAAATATCTTTAAATTAAGAACATCAGCAGTCGTTTTGGATCAATTTTAATAAATCGAACAGTTCCTCCCTTTTCTTTACCTTACGGTTTCCCGTATCCATATCACAATTTGATTACTTATTTTTGTACGTTATTGCATATGGTATTGTGAACTGTATTTTTACTTTATAAGCGTTTCAGTTGTAGAGTTGACTTAATTGGGTTAGTCTAAATAGAAAATGACTTTAAAAAAACCTAATAATAGTTGAAGAGTTACGCTTGCTTTTAAATTTAGGTAATATTGAGAAACTACTTCTTGCAAAACTATTTTGCTTTTAATTTTTTAATATTTGATTTTCAGTTTATATTGCGGAATGTTTCTAGATGGATTGATTCTTTTGAGGAAATCCTAACTAAGTTATGAAAGAGTTCTAAACCTCAAGTCTTCAGTATTACTATGATGTTTATTTATTATATTTTTTTATAAAAAACCTTTATGACTTTTATTTTAATACTTTAAGCTGCTTTGGTCAATCATGAGTGAATTTAGAAAATTATTAATTGCACGAGGTATAGAAAACCACATTGGTGTACCATTATGGACATATAACGTGACCGAAGAAGAGTTTCTTCGTTTAGAGAAATTCTTAAAAGATAATACTTCCAAAACCAAAATCGACAAGAGAGACTATTGTCTATATTTTGCTGAGTGGTGGAGGAGAAAATATGAAGGTAGCTATGTTACAAAAGATAAAGTCGCAGCTGACATTTCGAATGCCTTTCTATCATCTGAAGATATATATAAGCTAGCTCGAGAGGGCGCTGCATTGCTCAAAATTAACTGGATACGACAGACCAATACGTTGTATTTAAGAACGATGTTAATGCAAGGAGGGATGCCTTTAAAAGTTTTGACAGGACAGTTTGGAACTAGTTTTAAAGCTTTTCTAAATGAACTTGTGAAAGCCAAAGTATCTTCTTTAAGTGATATATACGAAAGTAGTTCTCTGACCTATTTACCTAGGTCTGCACAAAATGATGACTTCTATCAAAATTGTTTGGAAATCGTTCAGGCCATTCTGAACGACGACTTAGCTTACCTTTCCCATTTGGACAATAACGCCAATTTAAAGCAATTGAAAACAGAATTGCTGACTACGCGAGAAAAGTACAAATCAACCAGAAAGATAAGTAAAGTTAGGTTTTATTGGCTCGTAAAAGATAATTTTACGAATATCTCTCTCGATTTTGATATCGCAAATAGATTTGAACAAAAGGATCTGGAAACTTTATTAGGTATCGATTTGGATGTAATCGAATCTGAGTATAAATTGATTGTCAATGGTAGTGTAGTAGCTACTCTAACTAAGCAGGGAAATTACTATAATGTTTCAAATTTTGGATTTGTAAAACAAATACACTTTTATGAAGAAGATTTTACAAAAAGCGAGCTTTCAATACCTGAAATAATAATGATCAGTAAAAGCGGTATTAATTATCCCATTAATAATCATCTGCTATTTGATTTTAATCCTTCAGAACCAATATTGCTAAAGCCTATTTCAGAGAACCGATTTATATTTGAAAAACGGCGAAATATTAGTATCGATCATGCTTATATAATGGTTCCAAGAGATTGGATTGTTGATGAGCAGACAGCTTCTAAGATTACCGAAATTCAAGACGGAAAAATAGCGGTATATAAGTTTGAGAAACAGGTTTCTGTGAGGAATTATCCGCAAACGATTAAATTCAGCTTAACAGTAGAACCTCAATTTGATTGGTTTGTCAATAGCGTTATGCCTTCTTGGATCAAAGATGCCAATTACAAAATAGTTCAACGTAAACCGACGATTTATTTCTATAATAATACTGGTGCAAGAATTAACAATGGTATTGAGCAATATTATAGGAAATATAAATCAGCTAGTGAGTGGATTTCGTACAACCACGGTATATGGGAAGTGGGCTTATATGAATTAAAATTTGTTTGTGATGGTATTGAAGAGTTTGATAAAGTTTTTAATATCGGTCAATTCAATAGAACAGTATATTCCAATTTAAACCAGATAGAAATCTCTTTCATTAATCCCGAAAATTTATCTATACAGGCTGAATCTACTCCCTTATACCAAGTCCAAAAGTTGGATGACAACACGTTGAAATATACAATCAATGACATTGAGAAGAGACCTAGTGTGCTTCGATTAAATATTCATGTTCAAAATCAAGGCACTACACTAAGACTTAATTTGATTAGTCCTTTTAAAGGACTAGAGATTATTGATTCCGATAATAAAACTGTGAACGAGGATGAAGAATTATTTGTCGATAATTTGTATGGATACCGTATCATCACGGATAAAACCGATCATTATTATTTTGCGACTTTTTGGAACAATCGCTATAAACATATTCGATTAACATATCCCATCAGCAAAGCAATTACTTCACTGGTTGAATTTGAGGATTATTATAATTCGTTATTTAAACTTGTAAATATTTTAGACTCTTCAAATTCTATTATTTGCCAGATCAGCAAACTTGGTCCCAATGATTCATTGATATCTATTAAATCATTTAAGTTGTTGCAGTATAAGGCGAATTTACGAGCTCAGATTGTTAACGATCAGGTTTTGCTGAATTTAAATGTCGATCTCCAGGCCAATCTAGTCGCAGTTCCTTTAGAGTGTTCATATACTGATATTCAGATTATTGATTTGGAGTATTTGGGTGATTGTCAGTACGTTTTAAATAGTTCAAAAACAGAATTGACAAAATTTATTGTTTTTTCAACAAATGAATCTCCTATAAGGGTCCAACCGAGATTTATTAATCTTACAATAAATGAAGAGACAACAACTGACAATGATCGTTATGCTAGGTTGGAAAGTTTTCAGGTGCCATTACAAGAGGGAGGGTATGAATCTGGCGTATGGAAAAAGTTTAGAGAGTACTATGCGATAGCTCGTCACTTTAAAATTCCATTTTCAACGTTTGATATTATTCGGGCTGTTTCTATTGATCAAAGTTTGGCAGCTAAAGCATTTGTATTCCTTCATAAATTATGTAGCAATTTAAATTGGGTTAATCAATTTGAATTAGACCTCGGGTTTCAGTTTCATTGGATCTCTATAGACAGTTGGCAGAAATGTT
This region includes:
- a CDS encoding PRTRC system protein C — translated: MLLATQLERVFILKDKGQDIRLTDPEPRWSVEAVMNFYANMYPILTTAKVSAPQIKDDAVEYKFESVMGTKG
- a CDS encoding PRTRC system protein E — translated: MNTNFFNQIQQLDFTGVLQLNISKGIESNLIVTVLLNNEQCGDSAKNGIPPLTFNATPQEFDEGFFEQITKPIQKISGLMVDMEKFLKQLEEVKKQSAIEKEKAEKEKKEKEAKDKKFKDAIVKADELEKEGKFREAWMKVPDITEFPEKADEIRKRKTSLSDKFATPSLFGTMEEAPHESPEEAVTADYPIDEADEEE
- a CDS encoding DUF932 domain-containing protein is translated as MAHNINFNERTGRYSFFSVQQKAWHGLGQIVEQYPTSEEAIKHAGLDYEVVKSPLFTKGSGIIETANGIEIGSSELEVPNYFANIRTDNNAVLGVVGKDYHIVQNREAFNFFDAIVGGGEGILYETAGALGNGERIFITAKLPDYIRVGNGDDVTEKYIFLTTSHDGSGSITAAFTPIRIVCQNTLNASLRSMTNVVRIKHTSGAKQRIENAHKIMGLANTLSNQLEGIFNEWAKVKVTDQEVKKLIQLALCPNKETFDLLKKGAMDEISTVFKNTVEDAFAYAMISDTQQMDTTKGTLFGAYNAVTGYYQNVRNYKNDEAKLQSIVLGGTAQLKSQKAFDLCNGFALDGAEILNLN
- a CDS encoding single-stranded DNA-binding protein, encoding MNITGRLTRDAEVRTTSQDKQVVNFSVATNDSYRNKQGERVEQTTYFDCSYWITPNVAKLLTKGTLVELSGRVSTRAWTGNDGEPRAGLNFHTSQIKLHGGGKKTETVQATTGTNNNKTEDDLPF
- a CDS encoding site-specific integrase, giving the protein MEQTKKSTFKLLFYLKKNEPKKNGNAPIMARITIDGTPKTLGTKLEINPNNWDLKYGRVEGKSAKALGINQKLDNIRARIDTLYEDMLKHEGFVTAQKLKLAFLGVGIMEDSLLKVFKKNNDDFGKMVVQGERSESTYYKYKIVYNHVTEFIKSRYHRDDMAFRELTCDFIREFDFFLRIDKKCTHNTVWVYTMPLYRVAEIAVKNGLIRKNPFEDYEIAMKENDRSYLLKENVESLLLHNPSKQNYEIVKDLFVFSCFTGLSYIDIKQLKSTNIQSFFDGHDWIISRRQKSDVASNVRLMEIPKRIIEKYKGTTRNDFIFPVPTNKICNSHIDKLVQELEIVTEQKVTFHTARHTFGTMFLTEGVPLESLSKMMGHKNISTTQIYAKITSQKISKDMDLVSHKFAGMEAAFSEMEKEVII
- a CDS encoding DUF3883 domain-containing protein — protein: MLSTNLFYEKECAIDGEINKNTFNEKLKNIPFIFDENEKLKSPNDIYFPAKEYAEEFVDKISVVHHLVMDEIKRRWGIESWLTHRINIKEPSSLVFIEKTIIQRGNEFVTVSNAIEIGRYIFKAHLNKILRDSHYSDLQNLPILTSSGKLLPASAAYLSNIYEPKLKIEHLFENDIYLSKDYIEKSIDKREWGSFFIKIGIKEDVGVIGEKINFSRKENWINRHDAVFLNKIQETAGNIYNNSYSGWTYGSGEYKFYPASTFIYSLTFLGLANSYSFSKLLFERVFSILTPLDLKPNYAMGVSGSFGFINKFIGQETLERYGCPANYSKWLIENLAIFPTVNNECKKAAEIILNTEDNISIGSGYLNVLDYRSVLSPEWKEFLNFKEILSIDDYLLVLSEIWKKYSSSGGELNKDDKGRIDLIYEKMSSELLHESDKDKISLWSKSNKLLAKNGIDFLYASELTIITVEGFSAANLVYSSSQKTSIVELMKIFGVNIIDIIRAEIPNYSTEILALKRKIKHISALVALVSIEKSKSHKDWELEYQRISNKLSQIRFFQTAEIYLSYGDDSDKQKRSSWAEGDDFYYVGDCFSPRVLDGLVGPLGRFLKVNYAERILNVLLLETFTNGLEYLEEKGYDISLIPSDLLNLEELEIGYVGNNNRLYNQSDEDLGKMGEIAVLKKLKNIYSNKYHQPLEETDFGFKIADSVEVYWRNINGVTYTNHDFKIIEEGKEIYVDSKATPYGKNIEKLALYISGNELSLMENAEKYLIARVYNVTADPIIEFVSLALYNDL